The window GTTTATGtttgttataatttttctttaaaatgtttttttctttaatatttcatgttgatttgatttaaatcatatatatctcaaaaaagaaaagtgtttttaaattcaaaccaaAATTATCCCCCAAAACTTTACAATTCAATCATTGTAATCCAAATAGAAACAAGTTTGTTCAAGAATTGAAcatataatttatcaattaaaaatgatacTTGTATCTAGCAAATAAACATGTCAAGTTACAAGTTACAActggattaaaaaaataaaatataacaagtttttattttttttataaaattaaaagtgtaatttttgttatttaaataatttaaaatattaaaatactaaataaaaaaatactggttcaatattttaacaatttaaattaaaaaaaatcgatttaaataataaaataataagctattttattttaaaaaattattgaaaaacaaatttgtaATTACAATTTCTagttaaaaaagtaaaattgaaaattataaaatttagaattttattataattataattataattcttaatattaaatgatttatcaaacctaataattaaattttttaatttttaattccaTTTCCAATTCGAGGTTAAAAACGGAATTAAGATATATCTTTTAAGGTTGATAATTATATCTTACAAACCAAActcatttacaaattaaaaataatattataaaaaaaatccttaCCACCGTGGCATTCTAGAAGTTTcctaagtaataataaaaattgaacaatattaaaaatttgttagatctagatttttttttgttttttttataacttttataaaaaatattttatcaaatcaatattctaacaataaaacattttataattaaaatactaaaatattattactttatttttattaaattttaaatataaaatatatttttagtaatgTCTGAGTTGTTAAAATCGActctttatttgaataaactaatatttcaGATATCCTATTTTAATAAGTCTCATAGTTATGAACtctttattgttattattaaagttatacaaaataaaacatttttaaattctttaaaattttggtaatTAAATCAGTattatagatattttatttatttatttataaatacagataaataataaattaatggaGTTGAAAATGATTAagataaaatttagtttttgtataattttaacagAGAATCCTGAAATTGTGAGGTTGAATTAGACCATTCAAACtattagtaaataaattaattaaaaatgtaaaaaataaaaataataaatcaaacaaacaagctCATATGTCTCAATTTGCAAATAcataaatcaaaaaaaataaaattagaaaaaccaaaaattaattatttacaattattaaatttgagaGCTGTCAAAAggttgttaataaaaaaataataaaaaaaatcctaaaagaTTACAGAAGGAAACGTTTGAATTGCTTCGTTTTCTGAATCCTGATTGTGTTTCTTGTAATTTTCACAAGTAATTTCCTTTAATCTCTGTCGCATTCATTGATATATAGATCATCAAATCTTCTTCTGCAATTTCCATGCTACGATGGGCGATATTAGCAAGTCTACCATTCTAATGGCCGCCAGAGACAGAGATCGCGAACTTCTCATCTCCCTCCCCAACTCCACCATCACTCACCATGATGATCATGATCAACCCTCCTCCACCGTCCTCTCCTCTAACAATTCCGGCCGCGAggttctttctctctctctctctctcttatttCATCTTTACTCCACTTTAGGGTTTTCTTTTCAACTTATTCAGCTTACTTCAGTCAACGCGCTTCCATATTGTTCGATCAACTAGGGCTTATCTGATTCAACAAAATGAATCCCATTTCACATTTATTACTTGCAATCGTGTAATGCCTGACACACGATTCAATTATTCATTTTGCTTGTAGACTTTCTACAAAGTTATTCAGAGCTGGGCTTCCAAAAAGTTCATGACAGGATGGTACGTTTCACTCAATTCATTGTGTATATAAATTCATGCATTCTGGCCTACTTGGAATCAAACCCATAATGTTGAAATGTGTTCTGTTATGTTCATTATTAAGAGATGAACATATCATGATCTTAATGAATGGAAtatgatgaatttttttaagtagCTGATATTAATGAATCACAAGGTTTAAGCTTGCATAAGGTAATTCCTGCTCATTAGCAGTCGAACCAGATAAGCTTAAATCATGTTTGCTGTTTCTGTTGTTGCTTAtggattttattttcttttgcctTGTTCTTTGCAGTGTCATCCTATTTCCAATTGCAGTTACTTTCTATATAACTTGGTGGTTTATTCGATTTGTGGATGGATTTTTCTCTCCAATTTATGCTCAATTGGGCATTGACATCTTTGGTGAGGATAAcatgtttgttttttctttcgaAATCCTTTTAATTTGAGTTGTCTTTTCATAAGTGAATTCAGTTAGTGCCAACGTTTTGTTAGGCAAGAATGGGTTTTTTATCCATGAACTATTTGAAGAAAGATATTATCTTTGATCACAAATAGATTCAATAATAATGATCTTTGTATTGGCAAATTGGAACTCGTTAACAAACTGACTAGATTGACTCGCCAAGTGGAGTAAGAGATTGAGGTCTggtctcaaaaaaaaaaaacttactagATTGTTCATTTTGTGTGACTTGAAAATTGAATCTactgttttatttgaaaagtggaaAATTATTGGATAATCAAAAGATGAgattattaaagtttatttgaatCTATTTGTGTTAGGTCTTGGATTTGTGACATCAGtcacttttattttcttggtGGGAGTGTTTATGTCATCATGGTTAGGAGCGTCACTTTTGAGTATTGGTGAGTGGTTTATTAAGCGGATGCCATTTGTGCGTCACATTTACAACGCCTCAAAACAAATAAGTTCTGCAATATCTCCGGGTATGATGAAGAACACTcgtagattttattttttcattttcattggAAATGGAcgcttattattattattatgtgatTGCAGGTCAGAACAATCAGGCTTTTAAGGAAGTTGCCATCATAAGACATCCACGCGTTGGCGAATATGCATTCGGTTTCATCACTTCATCCGTTATTCTTCAGGTTTACTATAATGAttacaatgattttttttttttttttaaatgaacacTAGTAAGTAATATCTTCTGTTGCAGAGTTTCTCTGGGGAAGAAGAGTTGTGTTGTGTTTATGTTCCCACAAACCATCTTTATATTGGTGATATATTTCTCATCAATTCTAAAGATGTCATCAGGCCCAACTTGTCTGTTCGAGAAGgaattggtaaaaaaaaaaataactccaCAGAAACCGATTATTTGTTTGTGAATTAGGTTTCGGTACGAATTATTGTTTTTTGTGTGTGCAGAGCTTGTAGTATCGGTGGGAATGTCAATGCCAAGCGTCTTATCTGCAATGGATTCGAGAATTGTTGAATTGGAAAGAAGTAGATCTGATGGAA is drawn from Impatiens glandulifera chromosome 3, dImpGla2.1, whole genome shotgun sequence and contains these coding sequences:
- the LOC124931446 gene encoding protein LIKE COV 1-like, whose protein sequence is MGDISKSTILMAARDRDRELLISLPNSTITHHDDHDQPSSTVLSSNNSGRETFYKVIQSWASKKFMTGCVILFPIAVTFYITWWFIRFVDGFFSPIYAQLGIDIFGLGFVTSVTFIFLVGVFMSSWLGASLLSIGEWFIKRMPFVRHIYNASKQISSAISPGQNNQAFKEVAIIRHPRVGEYAFGFITSSVILQSFSGEEELCCVYVPTNHLYIGDIFLINSKDVIRPNLSVREGIELVVSVGMSMPSVLSAMDSRIVELERSRSDGS